The following proteins are encoded in a genomic region of Chaetodon auriga isolate fChaAug3 chromosome 8, fChaAug3.hap1, whole genome shotgun sequence:
- the LOC143325124 gene encoding prostate-associated microseminoprotein-like: MADTAGGVLLALLLFLSASVPCQSVYNSGECFFNTKGSCEHMGQVYGIGESWITSDCYQCVCMEPFGVGCCDHGSKPVDYPDWCEIVRKPDSCISVAVMRVNHKLPCLWGRGRLRPAAGQPWKSDNDPLF, from the exons ATGGCCGACACAGCAGGAGGAGTGCTTTTGGCTTTACTGTTGTTCCTGAGTGCCAGTGTACCATGTCAGTCTGTGTATAATAGTGGCGAATGCTTCTTCAACACTAaag GGAGCTGTGAACACATGGGGCAGGTGTACGGGATAGGAGAGAGTTGGATAACCAGTGACTGTTACCAGTGTGTCTGCATGGAGCCTTTTGGAGTGGGATGCTGTGACCA TGGATCTAAACCTGTGGACTATCCGGACTGGTGTGAGATCGTCCGTAAACCTGACTCTTGTATAAGTGTCGCAGTGATGAGAGTCAATCATAAACTACCCTGCCTCTGGGGACGAGGCCGTCTCAGACCAGCTGCAGGCCAGCCGTGGAAATCTGACAATGATCCTTTATTTTGA
- the nbn gene encoding nibrin, whose amino-acid sequence MWILTPLQPGGETHYLLPSKEYVVGRKSCDILLSNDQSISRAHAHLTAADQTLTLKDTSKYGTFVNSQRLTENTPVTLKSGDSVTFGVFESKFSVVHQKPVVCSSCMDGDGKASLSQALLAVGGKLVSSWSQDCTHLVMPSAKVTIKTICALLCCRPIVKPEFFSELSRAAQQKLPPPKAESFTPELDEPCLSKEKVNLGAVPARKQLFTGKTFIFLTAKQLKRLSAAVSFGDGRCQLLEEGSLPRDLLESPQSCVIDSTTGSSQALLPSSSTEWAKSVKNIVQRKGLRVITESEIGLAVIHASCELYCNPSCPIPDSDSEPKVNPRIPSASMSQSVAVDETVLPAASQNITAYAVNTEPSQGTERREVAEVTAVGETPEKRQSQSACQLRGSKPRAQKMAVEGVVADTASSLFDIVENKNSQRKTPESKLTGFGAGTSGFRSQPPQLTTGGGMKTFFQKQSPQKQKISAQASPQKQSTLTSFFQPVSKKRPLEDELFAVVSEPKRPVPESSIGMQAPNTSATSKDAYTCSDRVPAATSQTPPGSSADLFGERSAAQSHRASHAVQKQPQSRKRKEMQAEIQMDELESIMSEDMDCFDEQPSDNQGQRAQPVIHSSAGKKQVMNTSSSSKRQRVHLEEDATNKKPQMGLKREFGYQNNHSQKSEQQIISIKTEEDDPLEHRTSYQKSSKVSSASLSKNIEPFDDDEASFIEDLELVKGDICQPKEEPKTPLKPVTVKQEVQESKIDKDLPQKLLSVEFRSLAVAARPKTKCFRKICAPGARRSPHIIGGSDLLVHNRGKNSELDEWLKDAAEEERQSRRDETVGDELFRYNPTKLSKRR is encoded by the exons ATGTGGATACTGACTCCGCTGCAGCCTGGAG gTGAGACCCACTATCTGCTCCCCAGTAAGGAATATGTGGTGGGCCGCAAGAGCTGTGACATCCTCCTGTCCAACGACCAGTCCATCAGCAGGGCTCATGCTCACCTCACTGCAGCTGACCAG ACCCTGACTCTGAAGGACACCTCCAAGTATGGTACATTCGTCAACAGCCAGCGCTTGACAGAGAACACGCCCGTGACCCTGAAATCAGGGGACAGTGTTACGTTTGGGGTGTTTGAAAGCAAATTCAG TGTGGTCCATCAGAAGCCAGTGGTGTGTTCGTCATGTATGGATGGTGACGGCAAGGCGTCGCTCTCTCAGGCCCTGTTGGCTGTGGGTGGAAAGCTGGTCAGCAGCTGGTCTCAGGACTGCACCCACCTGGTCATGCCGTCTGCTAAAGTCACCATCAAG ACTAtttgtgctctgctgtgctgtcgTCCCATCGTGAAGCCAGAGTTCTTCTCGGAGCTCAGCAGAGCCGCTCAGCAAAAGCTGCCCCCTCCTAAAGCTGAGAG TTTCACCCCTGAGCTGGATGAGCCCTGCTTGAGCAAAGAGAAGGTTAACCTTGGAGCCGTTCCAGCTCGCAAACAGCTTTTCACTGGAAAGACCTTCATATTTCTCACCGCCAAGCAG CTGAAGCGCCTGAGTGCGGCAGTGAGTTTTGGAGATGGCAGgtgtcagctgctggaggagggcTCTCTGCCCCGGGACCTGCTGGAGTCTCCACAGAGCTGTGTGATCGATAGCACAACAGGCAGCTCCCAAGCTctgcttccctcctcctccaccgaGTGGGCAAAGTCTGTGAAGAACATCGTTCAAAG AAAGGGTCTTCGAGTCATCACAGAGTCTGAAATTGGTTTGGCTGTCATCCATGCTTCATGCGAGCTGTACTGCAATCCATCCTGTCCAATTCCAGACTCAG ACTCGGAACCAAAAGTGAATCCCAGAATCCCGAGTGCCTCGATGTCACAAAGTGTGGCGGTGGATGAAACCGTGTTACCGGCAGCATCTCAGAATATCACAGCTTATGCAGTCAACACGGAACCGTCACAGGG GACAGAGCGAAGAGAAGTTGCAGAGGTGACGGCAGTGGGGGAGACTCCTGAGAAGAGGCAAAGCCAGAGTGCATGTCAGCTCCGTGGATCCAAACCCAGAGCTCAGAAGATGGCCGTTGAGGGCGTCGTGGCCGATACAGCGAGCTCATTGTTCGACATTGTAGAGAACAAAAACTCACAGAGGAAGACCCCAGAGTCCAAACTGACAG GTTTCGGTGCAGGCACTAGTGGCTTTAGGTCCCAGCCGCCCCAGCTCACGACCGGTGGTGGCATGAAGACATTCTTCCAGAAGCAGTCTCCTCAGAAACAGAAGATCTCTGCACAAGCTTCCCCACAGAAACAGTCAACCCTGACCAGTTTCTTTCAGCCAGTCAGCAAGAAAAG GCCTTTGGAGGACGAGCTCTTCGCTGTTGTGTCAGAGCCAAAACGACCTGTACCAGAGTCGTCCATCGGCATGCAGGCACCAAACACCTCAGCTACTTCCAAAGACGCATACACGTGTTCAGACAGAGTCCCTGCAGCAACATCCCAGACTCCACCGGGGTCATCGGCAGATCTGTTTGGAGAACGGTCAGCGGCTCAGTCGCACAGGGCTTCCCACGCTGTCCAgaagcagccacagagcagaaagagaaaggagatgCAAGCGGAGATACAGATGGATGAACTGGAGTCTATCATGTCTGAGGATATGGACTGCTTTGATGAGCAGCCCTCAGATAATCAAGGCCAGCGAGCGCAGCCAGTAATACACAGTTCAGCTGGAAAGAAACAAGTTATGAATACTTCATCTTCAAGTAAGAGGCAGCGGGTCCACCTGGAAGAAGATGCAACCAACAAAAAGCCACAGATGGGCCTGAAGAGAGAGTTTGGCTACCAGAACAACCACAGCCAAAAATCTGAACAGCAAATCATCTCCATCAAGACGGAGGAGGACGATCCTTTAGAACACAGGACAAGTTATCAGAAGTCCAGCAAAGTGTCGTCTGCCAGTTTGAGTAAAAACATCGAGCCTTTTGACGATGATGAGGCGTCTTTCATTGAG GATTTAGAACTTGTCAAAGGAGATATTTGCCAGCCTAAAGAAGAGCCTAAGACTCCTCTGAAACCCGTCACAGTCAAGCAGGAGGTCCAG GAGTCAAAGATTGACAAGGACCTTCCTCAAAAGTTGCTGTCGGTGGAGTTTCGGTCTCTAGCTGTGGCTGCACGTCCCAAAACCAAATGTTTCCGCAAG ATCTGCGCGCCAGGTGCAAGGCGCTCACCTCACATCATTGGAGGGTCTGATCTGCTGGTTCACAACAGGGGAAAGAACTCCGAGCTGGATGAGTGGCTGAAAGACGCAGCTGAG GAGGAGCGTCAGAGCAGACGGGACGAGACTGTAGGAGATGAACTCTTTAG GTACAATCCCACCAAACTATCCAAGAGAAGATGA